A single genomic interval of Hydractinia symbiolongicarpus strain clone_291-10 chromosome 8, HSymV2.1, whole genome shotgun sequence harbors:
- the LOC130655149 gene encoding acid-sensing ion channel 4-A-like: MLKRKVKTNFNMSKLTVVKVAPIDGSMEQNNKNIERMDSSPTKSQDDVTRKSIFTEFAETTTAHGFSNIVLTGALSIKIIWIFVIIGCQTCLLFQVIPLVTTYLNKPVSQTLTMKQFENLTFPVVTICNSNMVKWSMYDNFVFDANKSTFPEYNYSETEMETDSEFLEKAIKDDTFRKEMAILALSEGEGISKYGHTFDDLVMECKWKKIYNCNKRKFWRHFWHWRHGNCFSFNTGNISRQVTKAGAYEGLSLKINLQEDEFLSNTESAGLILHVGEKGRYIDLESEGYNISPGSVYSAIIHQTQTRRVDPFNNLSCIPHYSMNLGEFPNGIRDVDKYSTELCFKVCASKEMIRQCNCTSYTVPSLSSLNICNSSHETQCAIEIQKAVTNKSMTCAKDCRLPCEHMSFTLDITGSRYSKRVIHKADTLSINMNFNKFELFVVEENVPYKIENLLSDIGGQLGLWSGFSVITCVEVIFLFVHAFDAFMKKCGLY, encoded by the coding sequence ATGTTAAAacgaaaagtaaaaacaaacttCAACATGTCAAAATTGACAGTTGTGAAAGTAGCACCTATTGATGGCTCAATGGAgcagaacaataaaaacattgaaaggATGGATTCTTCACCTACAAAAAGTCAAGATGATGTAACTAGAAAGTCGATTTTTACCGAATTTGCTGAAACCACCACTGCTCATGGCTTCTCTAATATAGTGCTAACAGGTGCGCTTTCAATCAAGATCATTTGGATTTTTGTCATTATTGGATGTCAGACTTGTTTATTGTTTCAAGTCATTCCTCTTGTTACTACGTACTTAAACAAACCAGTCAGTCaaactttaacaatgaaacaatttgaGAATCTCACCTTTCCAGTCGTCACCATTTGCAACTCAAATATGGTCAAGTGGTCAATGTATGATAATTTTGTCTTTGATGCTAACAAATCTACTTTTCCTGAATACAATTATTCTGAGACTGAAATGGAGACGGACTCGGAATTCTTAGAAAAAGCCATTAAGGATGATACATTTCGTAAGGAAATGGCTATTCTTGCTTTATCTGAAGGCGAAGGAATATCTAAATATGGCCACACTTTTGATGATTTGGTAATGGAATGcaaatggaaaaaaatttacaattgcAACAAAAGAAAATTCTGGCGTCACTTTTGGCACTGGCGACATGggaattgtttttctttcaacACTGGTAATATATCACGACAAGTAACTAAAGCCGGTGCCTATGAAGGACTTTCTCTGAAGATAAATTTGCAGGAAGATGAATTTCTTAGCAACACGGAATCTGCTGGATTAATCCTCCACGTGGGAGAAAAAGGTAGATACATTGACTTAGAGTCAGAGGGATATAATATTTCTCCTGGTTCCGTGTACTCTGCTATAATTCACCAAACGCAAACGCGAAGAGTCGATCCATTTAACAACTTAAGCTGTATACCTCATTATAGCATGAATCTAGGTGAATTTCCGAATGGCATACGCGATGTTGATAAATATTCTACTGAGTTGTGCTTTAAAGTTTGTGCGTCAAAAGAAATGATAAGACAGTGTAATTGTACAAGTTATACCGTCCCTTCTCTTTCCAGCTTAAATATTTGTAATAGCTCGCACGAGACTCAATGCGCCATTGAGATTCAAAAAGCCGTGACTAATAAATCCATGACATGCGCTAAAGACTGCAGGTTACCATGTGAACATATGTCTTTTACACTTGACATCACTGGAAGCCGTTACTCGAAACGGGTTATTCATAAAGCGGACACGTTGAGCATAAATATGAACTTTAACAAATTTGAATTGTTCGTTGTAGAAGAAAATGTGCCTTATAAAATTGAGAATTTACTTTCAGATATCGGAGGTCAGCTCGGCTTATGGTCAGGATTTTCTGTTATTACATGTGTTGAggttatatttctttttgttcaTGCATTCGACGCGTTCATGAAAAAGTGCGGGTTGTATTaa
- the LOC130653630 gene encoding phosphorylase b kinase regulatory subunit alpha, liver isoform-like has translation MYILNRFFSTYQEILTYLTMFVKIDLGLFNEMLQIRVGLIMEVLAAEYARVSGLTGEDAADDLMNVSPFQMKSLLYFILSGKEFNVEQNKLYFRKVFE, from the exons ATGTATATTTTGAACAGATTTTTTTCAACTTATCAGGAGATCTTAACATACTTAACCATGTTTGTAAAAATTGACCTTGGGTTGTTTAATGAGATGTTGCAAATACGTGTTGGTTTAATTATGGAGGTTCTAGCAGCTGAGTACGCACGTGTTTCCGGTCTCACAG GAGAAGATGCTGCGGATGATCTAATGAACGTGAGTCCATTCCAGATGAAATCactgctttattttattttgagtgGAAAAGAATTTAATGTTGAACAAAATAAGTTATATTTCAGGAAAGTGTTCGAGTAA
- the LOC130653629 gene encoding acid-sensing ion channel 2-like, translating into MLKRKVKTNFNIVKVAPIDSSMEQNNKNIKGTNSSPTKSEDDVTRKSIFTEFAETTTAHGFSNIVLTGALSIKTIWIFVIIGCQIGLLFQVIPLVTTYLNKPVSQTLTMKQFENLTFPVVTICNSNMVKFSMYYNISFDANETSSSEYDSSETEMETDSEFLATSTRDDTFHKEMAILALSEGEGISKYGHAFDDMVIKCKWKKIYNCNKRKFWRHFWHWRHGNCFSFNTGNISRQVTKAGAYEGLSLKINLQEDEFLSNTESAGLILHVGEKGRYIDLESEGYNISPGSVYSAIIHQTQTRRVDPFNNLSCIPHYSMNLGEFPNGIRDVDKYSTELCFKVCASKEMIRQCNCTSYTVPSLSSLNICNSSHETQCATEIQKAVTNKSMTCAKDCRLPCEHMSFTLDITGSRYSKQVFQKADTLSINMNFNKFELFVVEENVPYKIENLLSDIGGQLGLWSGFSVVTCVEVIFLFVHAFDAFIKKCRSLLSQEFILTLEGCAYISEIALYNLSPLQRSVHKGQKSGDLAIPLPPSELKELIFRCCGQDSSTTVLTQVNTTMQVRL; encoded by the exons ATGTTAAAacgaaaagtaaaaacaaacttCAACATTGTGAAAGTAGCACCTATTGATAGCTCAATGGAgcagaacaataaaaacattaaagggACGAATTCTTCACCTACAAAAAGTGAAGATGATGTAACTAGAAAGTCGATTTTTACCGAATTTGCTGAAACCACCACTGCTCATGGCTTCTCCAATATAGTGCTAACAGGTGCGCTTTCAATCAAGACTATTTGGATTTTTGTCATTATTGGATGTCAGATTGGTTTATTGTTTCAAGTCATTCCTCTTGTTACTACGTACTTAAACAAGCCAGTCAGTCaaactttaacaatgaaacaatttgaGAATCTCACCTTTCCAGTCGTCACCATTTGCAATTCAAATATGGTCAAGTTTTCAATGTATTATAATATATCCTTTGATGCTAACGAAACTTCTTCTTCTGAATACGATTCTTCTGAGACTGAAATGGAGACGGACTCGGAGTTCTTAGCTACTAGCACAAGGGATGATACCTTTCATAAGGAAATGGCTATTCTTGCTTTATCTGAAGGCGAAGGAATATCCAAATATGGCCACGCTTTTGATGATATGGTAATAAAATGcaaatggaaaaaaatttacaattgcAACAAAAGAAAATTCTGGCGTCACTTTTGGCACTGGCGACATGggaattgtttttctttcaacACTGGTAATATATCACGACAAGTAACTAAAGCCGGTGCCTATGAAGGACTTTCTCTGAAGATAAATTTGCAGGAAGATGAATTTCTTAGCAACACGGAATCTGCTGGATTAATCCTCCACGTGGGAGAAAAAGGTAGATACATTGACTTAGAGTCAGAGGGATATAATATTTCTCCTGGTTCCGTGTACTCTGCTATAATTCACCAAACGCAAACGCGAAGAGTCGATCCATTTAACAACTTAAGCTGTATACCTCATTATAGCATGAATCTAGGTGAATTTCCGAATGGCATACGCGATGTTGATAAATATTCTACTGAGTTGTGCTTTAAAGTTTGTGCGTCAAAAGAAATGATAAGACAGTGTAATTGTACAAGTTATACCGTCCCTTCTCTTTCCAGCTTAAATATTTGTAATAGCTCGCACGAGACTCAATGCGCAACTGAGATTCAAAAAGCTGTGACTAATAAATCCATGACATGCGCTAAAGACTGCAGGTTACCATGTGAACATATGTCTTTTACACTTGACATCACTGGAAGCCGTTACTCAAAACAGGTATTTCAGAAAGCGGATACGTTGAGCATAAATATGAACTTTAACAAATTTGAATTGTTCGTTGTAGAAGAAAATGTGCCTTATAAAATTGAGAATTTACTTTCTGATATCGGAGGTCAGCTCGGCTTATGGTCAGGATTTTCTGTTGTGACATGTGTTGAggttatatttctttttgttcaTGCATTTGACGCGTTCATAAAGAAGTGCag GAGTTTGTTATCGCAAGAATTTATTTTGACTCTAGAAGGTTGTGCTTATATCTCGGAG ATCGCACTTTATAACCTGTCCCCATTACAAAGGAGTGTACATAAGGGCCAAAAATCAGGAGATTTAGCTAT acctCTACCTCCCTCTGAGTTAAAAGAGTTAATATTCCGTTGTTGTGGTCAGGATAGCAGCACCACAGTGTTAACGCAGGTAAATACAACTATGCAAGTAAGACTCTAG